From the genome of Terriglobales bacterium, one region includes:
- the larE gene encoding ATP-dependent sacrificial sulfur transferase LarE, translating to MSLDGKREVLDRKLRGLGPLLVAYSGGVDSAFLAWAARVALGEKMLAVLADSPSLARAHRADAVAFAEEQRIPLEIIATEELDRPEYARNDAARCFHCKDELFTVLEGLRQQRGFQAVAYGVNLDDLGDFRPGQQAARQHGVAAPLVDAGLTKAEIRELARQSGLRVWEKPASACLSSRIEYGRPVTREALAQVEEGEDALRALDFRQFRVRHHGETVRIEIAVEEMPRALTPEMAQEFTRIFKALGFTYVTLDLEGYRTGSMNAVLPAAALRRAR from the coding sequence GTGAGTCTGGACGGCAAACGCGAAGTGCTGGATAGGAAGCTGCGCGGGCTAGGGCCGCTGCTGGTGGCCTACTCGGGCGGGGTGGACTCGGCGTTCCTGGCCTGGGCGGCGCGCGTGGCGCTGGGCGAGAAGATGCTGGCCGTGCTGGCGGATTCTCCCTCGCTGGCGCGGGCGCACCGCGCGGATGCGGTGGCGTTTGCCGAAGAGCAGCGCATTCCGCTGGAGATCATTGCCACCGAAGAACTCGACCGGCCGGAGTACGCGCGCAACGACGCCGCCCGCTGTTTCCATTGCAAGGACGAGCTGTTCACGGTTCTGGAGGGGCTGCGGCAGCAGCGCGGCTTTCAGGCGGTCGCCTACGGAGTGAACCTCGACGACCTGGGCGACTTCCGCCCCGGACAGCAAGCCGCACGGCAGCACGGCGTGGCCGCCCCGCTGGTGGACGCCGGGCTGACCAAGGCGGAGATCCGCGAGCTGGCCCGGCAGAGCGGCCTGCGGGTGTGGGAGAAGCCGGCTTCGGCGTGTCTTTCCTCGCGCATCGAGTATGGCCGCCCGGTCACGCGTGAGGCGCTGGCGCAGGTGGAAGAGGGCGAGGACGCGCTGCGCGCGCTGGACTTCCGCCAGTTCCGCGTCCGCCATCATGGCGAGACGGTGCGCATCGAGATCGCGGTGGAGGAGATGCCACGCGCCCTGACGCCGGAGATGGCGCAGGAGTTCACCCGCATCTTCAAGGCGCTGGGGTTCACCTACGTCACGCTCGACCTGGAGGGCTACCGCACGGGCTCGATGAACGCGGTGCTGCCGGCGGCGGCGCTGCGCAGGGCGCGGTAG
- a CDS encoding pyridoxal-phosphate dependent enzyme → MASLRWSEVERAREIVGRHLKPSRLVEAVSLSRATGARVFLKLESEQPTGSFKPRGAITALACNLERGPVAGVVAASTGNHGAATAYAARLLGVPATVFLPAGPNPVKRQRIAELGAHIVEGGRDLVEALDRAALFARERGLYFMEDGRDVDMRPGTATIACEALEQLPDADVLFVPMGDTTLIRGVAFAAKHLKPGIRIIGVQAERAPAYTLSWRAGKAIATETCDTIADGLATRRPLEENVRELRELVDDVLLVSEDEMLAAIRRLHLDEQVVAEPAGAATTAALLQEYTTPTSAPNSGAQTYGTFAGKNVVLLVTGSNVAPEVLRAAMS, encoded by the coding sequence GTGGCCAGCCTGCGGTGGTCGGAGGTCGAGCGTGCTCGGGAGATCGTCGGCCGCCATCTGAAGCCGAGCCGGCTGGTGGAGGCGGTCTCGCTCTCGCGAGCGACCGGGGCGCGGGTCTTTCTCAAGCTGGAGTCGGAGCAGCCCACGGGCTCGTTCAAGCCGCGCGGAGCGATCACGGCGCTGGCGTGCAACCTGGAGCGCGGCCCGGTTGCGGGCGTGGTGGCAGCGAGCACGGGGAATCATGGCGCGGCCACCGCTTATGCGGCGCGCCTGCTGGGCGTGCCCGCGACCGTGTTCCTGCCGGCAGGTCCGAACCCGGTCAAGCGACAGCGCATCGCCGAACTGGGCGCGCATATTGTCGAGGGCGGGCGCGACCTGGTGGAGGCGCTCGACCGGGCCGCTCTGTTCGCGCGCGAGCGCGGGCTTTACTTCATGGAAGACGGCCGGGATGTGGACATGCGGCCGGGCACGGCCACCATCGCCTGCGAGGCGCTGGAGCAGTTGCCGGACGCCGACGTGTTGTTCGTCCCCATGGGCGACACCACGCTCATCCGCGGCGTGGCCTTCGCCGCCAAGCATCTGAAGCCGGGAATCCGGATCATCGGCGTGCAGGCCGAGCGGGCCCCGGCGTACACGCTCTCCTGGCGCGCCGGCAAGGCCATTGCCACCGAGACTTGCGACACCATCGCCGACGGCCTGGCCACGCGCCGCCCGCTGGAAGAAAACGTGCGTGAGCTCCGCGAGCTGGTCGATGATGTGCTTCTGGTGAGCGAGGACGAGATGCTGGCTGCCATCCGCCGCCTGCATCTCGATGAGCAGGTGGTGGCTGAGCCCGCCGGCGCGGCCACCACGGCGGCGCTGTTGCAGGAATACACGACTCCCACGTCTGCGCCGAACAGCGGGGCGCAGACATATGGCACCTTCGCGGGAAAGAATGTCGTGCTGCTGGTGACGGGATCGAATGTGGCGCCGGAGGTGCTGCGGGCGGCGATGTCTTAA
- the rsmD gene encoding 16S rRNA (guanine(966)-N(2))-methyltransferase RsmD: protein MRVIAGRFRSRKLAAPRGLKVRPTSDRLRETLFNVLAAGPGPPLEGSAWLDLYAGSGAVGIEALSRGARQVYFVEAARAAAQCIRANLKALSLTQGFAVLEEDVLPALRRLDAQSAACDYVFLDPPYRETGAYEQTLRFLAGSKLLGPSSIVIAEHDRRFDPGDAVSRLRRFRRLDQGDTVLSFYKLESA from the coding sequence AAGATTTCGCAGCCGCAAACTGGCCGCGCCCCGCGGTCTGAAAGTGCGTCCCACCTCCGACCGCCTGCGCGAGACGTTGTTCAACGTCCTCGCCGCCGGCCCGGGACCGCCGCTCGAGGGAAGCGCCTGGCTCGATCTCTACGCCGGCAGCGGCGCTGTCGGCATCGAAGCCCTCAGCCGCGGCGCGCGGCAGGTGTACTTTGTCGAAGCCGCGCGCGCCGCCGCCCAGTGCATCCGCGCCAACCTGAAGGCGCTCAGCCTCACGCAGGGGTTCGCCGTCTTGGAGGAGGATGTCCTGCCCGCCTTGCGCCGGCTCGACGCTCAGAGTGCGGCCTGCGACTACGTCTTCCTCGATCCACCCTATCGTGAAACCGGGGCGTATGAGCAGACGCTGCGCTTCCTGGCAGGCTCGAAGCTCCTCGGCCCCTCCAGCATCGTCATCGCTGAGCACGACCGCCGCTTCGACCCCGGCGATGCCGTCAGCCGCTTGCGTCGCTTCCGCCGGCTCGATCAGGGCGACACCGTGCTGAGCTTTTACAAGCTCGAATCAGCGTGA